A genome region from Holosporales bacterium includes the following:
- a CDS encoding VTT domain-containing protein — protein MKKLYDWIIERSRRPSAVWWLAGISFAESSFFPLPPDILLVPMCLGKRDKAWFYGGLCVSASVIGGFLGYWIGYCLFESIGIKLLDFYGYRESFNRIIQEFQSWAFWAISIKGITPIPYKIVTIASGKAKVDHMGFFSASLIARSVRFFLLSGLCWRYGNLVESLIDNYFNKVAFGALFLIIIGFVIVYFL, from the coding sequence TTGAAGAAACTATACGACTGGATCATCGAAAGATCGCGAAGGCCAAGCGCAGTTTGGTGGCTTGCAGGCATATCATTTGCGGAAAGCTCATTTTTCCCATTACCGCCGGATATTTTGCTTGTGCCAATGTGCTTAGGTAAAAGGGATAAAGCTTGGTTCTATGGAGGTTTATGCGTCTCAGCCTCAGTTATCGGAGGGTTTCTGGGATACTGGATTGGGTACTGTTTATTTGAGAGCATAGGAATCAAGCTGCTGGATTTTTATGGATATAGAGAGTCGTTTAACCGCATAATCCAAGAGTTTCAATCTTGGGCATTTTGGGCAATTTCCATCAAAGGCATAACGCCAATCCCTTACAAAATCGTCACCATTGCAAGCGGGAAGGCAAAAGTCGACCATATGGGTTTCTTTTCAGCTTCGCTTATCGCAAGATCGGTAAGGTTTTTTCTTTTAAGTGGACTGTGCTGGCGTTACGGTAATTTGGTAGAGTCGTTAATCGATAATTATTTTAATAAGGTGGCTTTTGGCGCGCTGTTCCTGATAATTATTGGATTTGTCATAGTATACTTTCTGTAA
- a CDS encoding biotin--[acetyl-CoA-carboxylase] ligase: MHLELYHFKSVTSTQDVIKQILANKVIKPACSDKPQVLAVLADHQTAGRGRLPGRIWQSPSGGNFYGTLALKCIWSAEQIKHLPFLVLCVLIEALKERLSSQAAKLLSTKWPNDLLLEGKKFGGILTELWDDKKSGNWLLVGIGLSIVSSPQEAAKLNDYTAGATDARALLRLIVSELLAELDRYGRDGFNPIKRKWLDFGWKLGDTISVNDGEYTGRFIDIGDDGSMVLCDCDGRKTQISYGSID, translated from the coding sequence ATGCATTTAGAGCTGTATCACTTTAAGTCAGTGACCAGTACTCAAGACGTAATTAAGCAAATCCTGGCCAACAAAGTGATTAAGCCGGCTTGTTCTGATAAACCTCAAGTGCTGGCTGTACTGGCCGATCATCAAACCGCTGGTCGGGGACGGCTGCCGGGAAGAATTTGGCAATCGCCATCTGGTGGAAATTTTTACGGTACATTGGCGCTGAAGTGTATTTGGAGTGCAGAGCAAATAAAACACCTTCCGTTTTTGGTACTGTGTGTGTTGATAGAAGCGCTAAAAGAACGCTTGTCAAGCCAAGCGGCTAAGCTACTGTCGACAAAATGGCCAAATGATTTACTGTTAGAAGGCAAAAAATTTGGTGGAATATTAACAGAATTGTGGGATGATAAGAAAAGTGGTAATTGGCTTTTAGTTGGCATTGGTCTGAGCATCGTCTCATCGCCACAAGAGGCAGCCAAATTAAACGACTATACTGCGGGGGCGACAGACGCAAGGGCATTGCTGCGCTTGATAGTATCTGAGCTTCTTGCTGAGCTTGACAGATACGGTCGCGATGGATTTAATCCAATAAAAAGGAAATGGCTGGATTTTGGGTGGAAATTGGGCGATACAATAAGCGTGAATGATGGAGAATACACAGGAAGGTTCATAGATATAGGCGACGACGGTTCTATGGTATTGTGCGATTGTGATGGGCGTAAAACCCAAATTTCTTATGGAAGTATAGATTAA
- a CDS encoding ribonuclease J, protein MQSIDLFGEGLYFLPLGGCGKFGMNLSVYALNGKLLVVDMGLSFGSFPGQELLLADPRFLVENKKKIAGVVITHMHEDHIGAVPYIMPLIGDVPIYAAPMCMSFLREKLTEFDLQDSVRLVTISRDKPFEIADFKIKFLGVPHSVPEAKALIISTSFGKVVHTGDWNLDPTPLVGSPLNQADVSAALEGVESVLAIVCDSTNVHQPSPGVRELQVREELTKLIKSLKGHRVIFSCFSSNVARLESCAIAAREAGRQACLVGRSIKRMERIARDHGYFTEINDFADERKIKSEPPERTVLICTGSQGEKNSALYKLADDAHNFLKLEAGDAVVFSARVIPGNEKAIIELQNKLLDKGVRLITSDLLPIHASGHPSREEIKQLYDWTNPNTVIPVHGDLVNLFEHATFAEECGIKHVVVPRNCYAIKLAPGKPELDKSTQFHNGALTVDGNKLIPLDGAIQRDKVKAVYDGIVFVTMSETDIKDRPYEICEMTFWGLFEPSQASEQEEVRRDIVTLFNDMLVQRDRSRDIASSVEEIAKVAIKKVFSNRRDKKPVVVSHVLDLF, encoded by the coding sequence TTGCAAAGTATAGATTTATTTGGCGAGGGGCTTTATTTCCTTCCGCTGGGAGGGTGCGGTAAGTTTGGCATGAACCTGTCTGTTTATGCCCTTAATGGAAAGCTGTTGGTTGTGGACATGGGGCTGAGCTTTGGGTCGTTCCCAGGGCAAGAGCTGTTGCTCGCAGACCCAAGATTCCTGGTTGAAAACAAGAAGAAAATAGCCGGCGTCGTGATAACCCACATGCACGAGGATCACATTGGGGCGGTGCCTTATATAATGCCACTTATTGGTGATGTGCCGATATATGCGGCCCCTATGTGCATGTCATTTTTAAGGGAAAAGCTGACCGAATTCGACCTTCAGGACAGCGTCCGGCTGGTCACCATAAGTCGAGACAAGCCCTTCGAAATAGCTGATTTCAAAATCAAGTTCTTGGGCGTCCCACACTCTGTGCCTGAGGCTAAGGCATTAATTATATCAACCTCGTTCGGCAAAGTCGTACATACTGGGGATTGGAACCTTGATCCAACGCCGCTTGTCGGCAGTCCGCTTAATCAAGCTGACGTTAGTGCGGCATTAGAGGGGGTCGAGTCCGTTCTTGCCATAGTTTGCGACTCTACCAATGTGCACCAACCGTCGCCTGGCGTGCGTGAGCTTCAGGTCAGGGAAGAGCTTACTAAACTGATCAAATCCCTTAAGGGTCACAGGGTTATTTTTTCTTGCTTCTCATCAAATGTCGCCAGGCTTGAGTCATGTGCCATTGCGGCGCGCGAGGCCGGACGCCAGGCTTGCCTGGTTGGTCGCTCAATCAAAAGGATGGAACGTATAGCCCGCGATCACGGGTACTTTACCGAAATTAACGACTTTGCTGACGAGCGCAAAATTAAATCAGAGCCACCCGAAAGGACTGTGCTGATTTGTACTGGTTCTCAGGGTGAGAAGAATTCAGCTTTGTATAAGCTGGCCGACGATGCGCATAACTTCCTGAAGCTTGAGGCCGGCGACGCTGTAGTATTCTCGGCCAGAGTTATTCCTGGCAATGAAAAGGCCATTATCGAGCTGCAAAACAAACTGCTAGATAAGGGTGTAAGGCTGATAACTTCGGACCTGCTGCCAATTCATGCATCCGGCCACCCGTCAAGGGAGGAAATTAAACAACTATACGATTGGACCAACCCCAATACAGTTATTCCAGTGCATGGAGATTTGGTGAATCTGTTTGAACACGCAACTTTTGCAGAAGAATGTGGCATTAAGCATGTCGTTGTGCCGCGCAATTGCTATGCAATTAAGCTGGCACCTGGTAAGCCAGAGCTGGATAAGTCAACCCAGTTCCATAACGGAGCTTTAACTGTCGATGGTAACAAGCTTATACCGCTGGACGGTGCGATTCAAAGAGACAAAGTCAAGGCTGTATACGATGGAATTGTATTTGTCACTATGTCGGAAACCGATATCAAAGATCGCCCTTACGAGATATGCGAAATGACCTTTTGGGGGCTTTTTGAACCTTCTCAAGCGTCTGAGCAAGAAGAGGTTCGTCGCGATATTGTTACTTTATTCAATGATATGCTGGTCCAAAGGGACAGATCGAGGGATATTGCATCTTCTGTAGAAGAAATTGCCAAAGTTGCCATAAAAAAGGTCTTTAGTAATCGTAGAGATAAAAAACCTGTTGTGGTATCTCACGTCCTAGATTTGTTTTAG
- the recJ gene encoding single-stranded-DNA-specific exonuclease RecJ: MSDNNAEPSKRSITGQIWQFPQVDQAVLSQLQCEIGASELVARILYSRGICTAKEAADFLNPQFASLMPDPSSLHDVDQAIGRIIEAMGRNESICIWGDYDVDGTVSVSLFLRFFKAIGYSNISFYIPDRLSEGYGLHSQGIKKLGGGSLLISVDCGTSNIEEIELARSLNIDTIIIDHHEVGALPKSLAFINPHRPDQSDQNLKELCAAGLVFLFLIALNRELRTKGFYKSVKEPDLREYLSMVSLATVCDVMRLVKLNRAYVFHGLKRLCKKTDKHIECLAETAGLSSIENAGHLGFILGPRINAVGRVGDYSSLAVAFFASDNDDEVQSLANQLDQTNTRRKEIETDNLAQAEAAVSLDKPYLLVACENLHPGVIGIVASRLKEKHKKPAFVVSLDQDICRGSVRSVEGFDVGAFIQGAVNAGVLANGGGHKMAAGFSVMAGDLGKFELMLDDAFRAFEPPTPTAHVDGVLTLPALNTTLFADIAKLEPFGIGNPAPRFMFPRLIALRIEVLKEKHIRCILADEAGKTVLGYLFNGVGSALGEEVLGLNPGRRVDILGTVRSDLWQGKKQIKILIEDFADA, from the coding sequence ATGAGCGATAATAATGCCGAGCCTTCCAAGCGTTCAATTACAGGCCAAATTTGGCAATTTCCTCAGGTCGACCAAGCAGTCCTGTCGCAGCTTCAGTGTGAGATTGGCGCTTCGGAACTAGTTGCCAGAATTCTTTATAGCCGAGGTATTTGTACTGCAAAAGAGGCTGCTGATTTTCTGAATCCTCAATTTGCTAGCCTGATGCCTGACCCAAGTTCTCTGCATGATGTAGATCAGGCAATCGGCAGAATAATCGAAGCGATGGGGCGCAATGAAAGCATTTGCATATGGGGCGATTATGACGTTGATGGGACGGTTTCCGTCTCACTGTTTTTGAGGTTTTTTAAAGCCATAGGATACAGCAATATATCATTTTATATTCCTGATCGGCTAAGCGAAGGATATGGTCTTCATTCTCAAGGCATAAAAAAGCTAGGCGGTGGCTCACTTCTGATATCAGTTGACTGTGGAACCAGCAATATTGAGGAAATCGAGCTGGCACGCAGCCTTAACATAGACACGATTATAATCGATCACCACGAAGTAGGCGCATTGCCTAAAAGCTTGGCTTTCATCAATCCGCATAGACCCGACCAGTCGGATCAGAATCTTAAAGAGCTGTGCGCGGCTGGGCTGGTTTTTTTATTTTTAATAGCGCTTAATCGAGAGTTGCGCACCAAAGGCTTTTATAAATCTGTTAAAGAACCAGACCTGAGGGAGTACTTAAGCATGGTATCGCTGGCGACAGTTTGCGATGTGATGCGGTTGGTAAAGCTGAACCGGGCCTATGTTTTCCACGGCCTTAAAAGACTTTGCAAAAAAACTGACAAGCATATTGAATGCTTAGCAGAAACCGCTGGGCTCAGCAGTATTGAAAACGCGGGACACTTGGGCTTTATCCTAGGGCCCAGGATTAACGCTGTTGGAAGAGTTGGCGACTATTCATCTTTGGCTGTTGCTTTCTTTGCCAGTGATAATGACGATGAGGTGCAGAGTCTTGCCAATCAACTTGACCAAACCAACACCAGGCGTAAAGAAATCGAAACCGACAATCTGGCGCAGGCTGAAGCGGCGGTATCTTTGGATAAGCCGTATTTGCTGGTTGCGTGTGAAAATTTGCATCCAGGGGTTATTGGAATCGTCGCCAGCAGGCTTAAAGAAAAGCATAAAAAACCAGCATTTGTGGTCAGCTTAGACCAGGATATTTGTCGCGGTTCAGTTAGGTCGGTGGAAGGATTTGACGTAGGGGCGTTCATTCAGGGCGCTGTCAACGCAGGGGTTTTGGCTAATGGTGGCGGTCATAAAATGGCCGCGGGATTTTCTGTGATGGCTGGCGATCTTGGTAAGTTTGAGCTGATGCTTGACGATGCGTTTAGGGCTTTTGAGCCCCCAACGCCAACTGCACATGTGGATGGAGTTTTGACTTTGCCTGCGCTTAACACAACATTGTTTGCAGATATTGCTAAATTAGAGCCTTTTGGTATAGGCAATCCAGCGCCAAGGTTCATGTTTCCTAGGCTGATTGCTTTACGCATTGAGGTTTTAAAGGAAAAACACATTAGATGCATTTTGGCCGACGAGGCGGGTAAGACCGTACTTGGATACCTGTTTAATGGGGTAGGGTCTGCTCTTGGCGAGGAGGTTCTGGGCCTTAATCCAGGACGTAGAGTCGATATTTTAGGGACTGTCAGATCCGATCTTTGGCAAGGTAAAAAGCAAATTAAAATCCTGATAGAGGACTTTGCAGATGCATAA
- a CDS encoding leucine-rich repeat domain-containing protein, whose translation MRSVIMIASAIMLITPEIANCTLSISLDGVNYQADGNGAASARFSRSTSYAPFLRNKFYVDGKAFPFLTILGLRVSARNYNVTNERLRYLCIPSSVETLGDDCFWHCRNLSSITFELGSRLTVMKNFAFRCCSSLASICIPFSIERIGSKCFEKCTSLSSVTFEPGLQLAIMECSAFSECSSIKSIYIPSNVMMIGRWCFNKCANLSSVTFESDSQLGGIGDYAFFGCSSLAHMYISPSVETIGNGCFCICRSLGSVTFESGFRLETIAEEAFKECSFLESICIPFSLERIGSKCFEKCTSLSSVTFESGSQLAIMSDSAFAGCSSLASICIPFSLERIGSKCFEKCANLSSVTFESGSQLAIMGGSAFTDCSSLESICIPSSVGRISSRCFEGCRNLSGITFEPNSRLKTIGSFAFAGCSSLTPICLPASLERIDDRCFDGCIRLSIVEFEYDPHLKEVGRNAFPEGIEVAGCPIKFKNVMIACKLADWGKKISNIFKR comes from the coding sequence ATGAGAAGCGTTATCATGATAGCATCGGCAATTATGCTGATTACCCCTGAAATCGCAAATTGTACATTAAGTATATCCTTAGATGGAGTTAACTATCAAGCGGACGGAAACGGAGCTGCTAGTGCTAGATTTAGTAGAAGTACTTCTTATGCACCTTTCCTTAGAAATAAATTTTATGTGGATGGAAAAGCCTTTCCGTTTTTAACTATACTAGGCTTAAGAGTATCAGCAAGAAATTACAATGTTACTAATGAGCGCCTGCGATACTTATGCATTCCTTCCAGCGTAGAGACGCTCGGCGACGATTGTTTTTGGCACTGCCGCAATCTAAGCAGCATAACATTTGAGCTCGGCTCTCGATTGACAGTAATGAAAAACTTTGCCTTTAGGTGCTGTTCTTCTCTAGCATCTATATGTATTCCCTTTAGTATAGAAAGGATCGGCAGCAAGTGTTTTGAAAAATGCACCAGTCTAAGCAGCGTAACGTTTGAGCCCGGTTTACAATTGGCAATTATGGAATGCTCTGCCTTTTCTGAATGTTCTTCCATAAAATCTATATATATTCCGTCTAACGTAATGATGATCGGCCGCTGGTGTTTTAATAAGTGCGCCAATCTAAGCAGTGTAACATTTGAATCCGACTCTCAATTAGGAGGTATCGGAGACTATGCCTTTTTTGGATGCTCTTCCCTGGCACATATGTATATTTCGCCCAGTGTAGAGACAATTGGCAATGGGTGTTTTTGTATATGCCGCAGTCTAGGTAGCGTAACGTTTGAGTCAGGCTTTCGACTGGAAACGATCGCAGAGGAAGCTTTTAAGGAGTGTTCTTTCCTGGAATCTATATGTATTCCCTTCAGTTTAGAAAGGATCGGCAGCAAGTGTTTTGAAAAATGTACCAGCCTAAGCAGTGTAACGTTTGAGTCCGGCTCACAATTGGCAATTATGAGCGACTCTGCCTTTGCTGGCTGCTCCTCCCTAGCATCTATATGTATTCCCTTCAGTTTAGAAAGGATCGGCAGCAAGTGTTTTGAAAAATGCGCCAACCTAAGCAGTGTAACGTTTGAGTCCGGCTCACAATTGGCAATTATGGGAGGCTCTGCCTTTACTGACTGCTCTTCCCTAGAATCTATATGTATTCCGTCCAGTGTAGGAAGGATCAGCAGCAGGTGTTTTGAAGGATGCCGCAATCTAAGTGGCATAACATTTGAGCCAAACTCTCGACTGAAAACGATCGGCAGCTTTGCCTTTGCTGGCTGCTCTTCCCTGACACCTATATGCCTTCCGGCCAGTTTAGAAAGGATCGATGACAGATGTTTTGATGGGTGCATTAGGCTAAGCATCGTAGAGTTTGAATATGATCCACACCTGAAAGAGGTAGGACGTAATGCTTTTCCTGAAGGGATTGAAGTTGCGGGCTGTCCTATAAAATTCAAAAACGTTATGATTGCTTGCAAATTAGCTGATTGGGGGAAAAAAATATCAAACATCTTTAAAAGATAG
- the dut gene encoding dUTP diphosphatase, with translation MEVPVKVFDHAKDLPLPKYMTDGSAGMDLYAACLQSVTLNFGERAIIPSGIAIALPKGYQAQIRSRSGLALKNGVIVMNAPGTIDSDYRGEIGIILCSFGKEPFIVERGARIAQIVISQYTTIKWKPVLNLDDTSRRDQGFGSTGV, from the coding sequence ATGGAAGTTCCTGTAAAAGTATTTGATCACGCCAAGGATCTGCCGTTGCCGAAATACATGACTGACGGCAGCGCTGGCATGGATCTTTACGCAGCATGTTTGCAAAGCGTTACCTTAAATTTTGGGGAAAGGGCAATTATTCCAAGTGGGATTGCTATTGCTTTACCGAAAGGATATCAGGCTCAGATTCGCTCTCGGTCTGGCTTAGCATTAAAAAATGGGGTTATTGTAATGAATGCCCCGGGAACGATTGATTCAGACTATCGTGGGGAGATTGGTATAATCCTGTGCTCTTTTGGAAAAGAGCCATTTATTGTTGAGCGAGGCGCGCGCATTGCTCAGATCGTGATATCTCAATACACAACAATTAAGTGGAAACCTGTGCTCAACCTTGACGACACATCAAGACGTGATCAGGGTTTTGGATCTACTGGGGTGTGA